From a single Micrococcales bacterium genomic region:
- a CDS encoding AMP-binding protein, which produces MTDTLANLASETRSFPPSDDFVAQSTITPAIYDEAAVDRLGFWAEQAQRLDWTQPWDEVLDWSDAPFAKWFVGGRLNVAYNCVDRHVDAGLGSRTAIIFEPENGAAQEITYAQLAKQVAQAANALTDLGVEAGDRVAIYMPMIPQAVVAMLACARIGAPHSVVFGGFSAEALRSRIDDAEAKVVITTDGQFRRGSSMPLKPAVDEALEHCPSVEKVIVVRRTGDTVDWHEGRDLWWHDVVATAADTHEA; this is translated from the coding sequence ATGACCGACACCCTCGCGAATCTCGCCAGCGAGACCCGCAGCTTCCCGCCCAGCGACGACTTCGTCGCGCAGTCCACCATCACCCCGGCCATCTACGACGAGGCGGCCGTCGACCGGCTCGGCTTCTGGGCCGAGCAGGCGCAGCGTCTCGACTGGACGCAGCCGTGGGACGAGGTGCTCGACTGGTCCGACGCCCCGTTCGCGAAGTGGTTCGTGGGCGGCCGGCTCAACGTCGCGTACAACTGCGTCGACCGGCACGTGGACGCCGGTCTCGGCTCGCGCACCGCGATCATCTTCGAGCCGGAGAACGGTGCAGCCCAGGAGATCACCTACGCGCAACTGGCCAAGCAGGTGGCCCAGGCCGCGAACGCGCTGACCGACCTCGGCGTCGAGGCCGGCGACCGGGTGGCGATCTACATGCCGATGATCCCGCAGGCCGTCGTGGCCATGCTGGCCTGCGCCCGCATCGGCGCGCCCCACTCTGTGGTGTTCGGCGGCTTCTCCGCAGAGGCACTGCGCAGCCGCATCGACGACGCCGAGGCCAAGGTGGTCATCACCACCGATGGGCAGTTCCGGCGTGGCTCGTCGATGCCGCTCAAGCCCGCCGTGGACGAGGCACTCGAGCACTGTCCCAGCGTGGAGAAGGTCATCGTGGTGCGCCGCACCGGCGACACCGTCGACTGGCACGAGGGCCGGGACCTGTGGTGGCACGACGTCGTGGCCACAGCCGCCGACACCCACGAGGCGCA
- a CDS encoding cation acetate symporter, whose amino-acid sequence MNATAGSPVVNMAIFLAFVAVTMVIVIRASRQNKTAADYYTGGRSFTGGQNGTAIAGDYLSAASFLGITGAIALTGFDGFLYSIGFLVAWLVALLLVAELLRNTGKFTMADVLAFRMRQRPVRMAAAISTLAVSFFYLLAQMAGAGGLVSLLMGVTGNVGQSLTIAVVGVLMIVYVLVGGMKGTTWVQIIKAVLLIAGAALMTFWVFSKYGFSLSDVMGAAAGNSPLGEKLLEPGAKYGVNTLSKIDFISLSMALVLGTAGLPHVLMRFYTVPTSKEARKSVVWAISLIGLFYLFSLVLGFGAAALVGSDVIKAAPGGANSAAPLLAYELGGTLLLGFISAVAFATILAVVAGLTITASASFAHDVYNNYIKRGQVSADAEVKVARRAAVVIGVFAIIGGILAKDQNIAFLVALAFAVAASANLPTILYSLFWKGFTTRGALWSIYGGLISSVTLILFSPVVSGKPIPEGATKSPSMLQGVDFHWFPLDNPGLISIPLAFFLGWLGSVTDPTKSDAVKFAEMEVRSLTGAGAEKATVAH is encoded by the coding sequence ATGAATGCAACTGCAGGCAGCCCCGTGGTGAACATGGCCATCTTCCTGGCGTTCGTCGCCGTGACGATGGTCATCGTGATCCGGGCCTCGCGCCAGAACAAGACCGCCGCCGACTACTACACCGGCGGCCGGTCCTTCACCGGCGGCCAGAACGGCACCGCCATCGCCGGTGACTACCTGTCAGCCGCGAGTTTCCTCGGGATCACCGGGGCGATCGCGCTGACCGGCTTCGACGGCTTCCTCTACTCCATCGGCTTCCTCGTGGCGTGGCTGGTGGCCCTGCTGCTGGTGGCCGAACTGCTGCGCAACACCGGCAAATTCACGATGGCCGACGTGCTCGCGTTCCGCATGCGGCAGCGTCCGGTGCGGATGGCGGCAGCCATCTCGACGCTGGCGGTCTCCTTCTTCTACCTGCTGGCCCAGATGGCCGGTGCCGGGGGCCTCGTGAGCCTGCTCATGGGGGTCACGGGCAACGTCGGGCAGTCCCTGACGATCGCGGTGGTCGGCGTGCTGATGATCGTCTACGTGCTCGTCGGCGGGATGAAGGGCACCACCTGGGTGCAGATCATCAAGGCCGTGCTGCTCATCGCCGGTGCCGCCCTGATGACGTTCTGGGTGTTCAGCAAGTACGGCTTCAGCCTCTCCGACGTCATGGGTGCGGCCGCCGGCAACAGCCCGCTGGGTGAGAAGCTCCTGGAGCCCGGCGCGAAGTACGGCGTCAACACGCTGAGCAAGATCGACTTCATCTCGCTGTCGATGGCCCTGGTGCTGGGCACCGCGGGCCTGCCGCACGTGCTGATGCGCTTCTACACGGTCCCGACCTCCAAGGAGGCCCGCAAGTCCGTGGTGTGGGCGATCAGCCTGATCGGCCTGTTCTACCTGTTCAGCCTGGTGCTGGGCTTCGGTGCCGCCGCTCTGGTCGGCTCCGACGTCATCAAGGCCGCGCCGGGCGGGGCGAACTCCGCGGCGCCGCTGCTGGCCTACGAACTCGGCGGCACGCTGCTGCTGGGCTTCATCTCCGCGGTCGCCTTCGCGACCATCCTCGCGGTGGTGGCCGGCTTGACGATCACCGCCAGCGCGTCGTTCGCCCACGATGTCTACAACAACTACATCAAGCGCGGCCAGGTCTCGGCCGACGCCGAGGTGAAGGTGGCGCGCAGGGCGGCGGTCGTGATCGGGGTCTTCGCGATCATCGGTGGCATCCTGGCCAAGGACCAGAACATCGCGTTCCTGGTGGCCCTGGCCTTCGCAGTGGCGGCTTCGGCGAACCTGCCGACGATCCTCTACTCGCTGTTCTGGAAGGGCTTCACCACGCGTGGCGCCCTGTGGAGCATCTACGGCGGCTTGATCTCCTCGGTCACGCTGATCCTCTTCTCGCCGGTGGTGTCGGGCAAGCCGATCCCGGAGGGCGCGACGAAGAGCCCGTCGATGCTTCAGGGCGTGGACTTCCACTGGTTCCCGCTGGACAACCCGGGGCTGATCTCCATCCCGCTGGCCTTCTTCCTCGGCTGGCTGGGCAGCGTGACCGACCCGACCAAGTCCGACGCGGTGAAGTTCGCCGAGATGGAGGTCCGGTCGCTGACCGGCGCGGGTGCCGAGAAGGCCACCGTCGCGCACTGA
- a CDS encoding DUF485 domain-containing protein has product MTINQDPLKVGGVPDPEAYVKAQRSPEFIELRKRYRGFAFPMTVAFLVWYFTFVLTAVFAPQWMAQPVWGNVNRGVIFGLLQFVSTGLITWLYVRHANRKLDPLAMEIREDLEGTNR; this is encoded by the coding sequence ATGACCATCAACCAGGATCCGCTGAAGGTCGGGGGCGTCCCCGATCCGGAGGCGTACGTCAAGGCGCAGAGGAGTCCGGAGTTCATCGAGCTGCGCAAGCGGTACCGCGGGTTCGCGTTCCCGATGACCGTGGCGTTCCTCGTCTGGTATTTCACCTTCGTGCTGACCGCGGTGTTCGCGCCCCAGTGGATGGCGCAACCGGTCTGGGGCAATGTCAACCGCGGCGTCATCTTCGGACTGCTGCAGTTCGTGTCCACCGGGCTCATCACGTGGCTGTACGTGCGCCACGCCAACCGCAAGCTCGACCCGCTGGCCATGGAGATCCGTGAGGACCTGGAAGGAACCAACCGATGA
- a CDS encoding SHOCT domain-containing protein — MKADGLLTDEEFAAAKAKLLGG; from the coding sequence ATGAAGGCGGACGGCCTGCTCACCGACGAGGAGTTCGCCGCGGCGAAAGCCAAACTGCTCGGGGGCTGA
- the pap gene encoding polyphosphate:AMP phosphotransferase, with translation MLEVSEVGNKVAKEQYKAAVPDIRVGLVNAQYDLRNADFPVIIWIAGDDRLAANEMVNRLNEWMDTRFVSTRVFAEHTQEEAERPTLWRLWHALPPKGQCAIFAGGLMRTASMRVNDEITEEDFSKWLRHVAVMQSELVADGALVLKFFLHTPEKKQRRKLRAAEKDPATGWWIDQRDWAALEKMSPSLPVVERILRETSAPGAPWTIVESTDDRYRDLTVARTILAALTARLEQKPVTGPSVAQSVFGDLDAETTVLSGVDLTQDLDKQTYRRELAKQQRRLYKLSIEARSRGISTVLAFEGWDAAGKGGVIRRVTQALEAGDYRTIPVAAPTPEELRYPYLWRFWRHLPPAGRFAIFDRTWYGRVLVERVEGFADPSEWQRAYDEINDFESQLVERGYFVAKFWLHISQEEQLARFQAREQTPYKQHKITEEDYRNREKWDDYVQAIDQMVLRTTTDGARWHVIPANSKYFARVSVLRAITEGLKRTLRDQS, from the coding sequence ATGCTCGAGGTTTCCGAAGTCGGCAACAAAGTCGCCAAGGAGCAGTACAAAGCCGCAGTCCCCGACATCCGGGTCGGCCTGGTCAATGCGCAGTACGACCTGCGCAACGCCGACTTCCCCGTCATCATCTGGATCGCGGGCGACGACCGGCTCGCGGCCAACGAGATGGTCAACCGGCTCAACGAGTGGATGGACACCCGCTTCGTGAGTACTCGGGTGTTCGCCGAGCACACCCAGGAGGAGGCGGAGCGGCCGACGTTGTGGCGGCTCTGGCATGCGCTGCCGCCCAAGGGGCAGTGCGCCATCTTCGCCGGCGGGCTGATGCGCACCGCGTCGATGCGCGTCAATGACGAGATCACCGAGGAGGACTTCAGCAAGTGGCTGCGCCACGTTGCCGTCATGCAGTCCGAACTCGTGGCCGACGGCGCGCTGGTCCTCAAGTTCTTCCTCCACACCCCGGAGAAGAAGCAGCGAAGGAAGCTCCGTGCGGCGGAGAAGGACCCGGCGACCGGCTGGTGGATCGACCAGCGCGACTGGGCTGCACTGGAAAAGATGAGCCCGTCCCTGCCGGTGGTGGAGCGCATCCTGCGCGAGACGAGCGCACCTGGCGCGCCGTGGACGATCGTGGAGTCCACCGATGACCGCTACCGGGACCTCACCGTGGCCCGTACCATCCTGGCGGCACTGACGGCGCGGCTGGAGCAGAAGCCGGTCACGGGGCCGTCGGTGGCGCAGTCGGTCTTCGGTGACCTCGACGCCGAGACGACCGTGCTCAGTGGCGTGGACCTGACGCAGGACCTCGACAAGCAGACCTACCGCCGGGAACTGGCGAAGCAGCAACGCCGGCTGTACAAGTTGTCGATCGAGGCGCGGAGCCGCGGCATCAGCACTGTGCTGGCTTTCGAAGGCTGGGACGCCGCCGGCAAGGGCGGGGTGATCCGGCGAGTGACGCAGGCACTGGAGGCGGGCGACTACCGCACCATTCCGGTGGCGGCGCCGACCCCGGAGGAACTGCGCTACCCCTACCTGTGGCGGTTCTGGCGGCACCTGCCGCCGGCCGGAAGGTTCGCCATCTTCGACCGCACCTGGTACGGCCGGGTGCTGGTGGAGCGGGTCGAGGGTTTCGCCGACCCCTCGGAATGGCAGCGCGCCTACGACGAGATCAACGACTTCGAGTCGCAACTGGTGGAACGCGGCTACTTCGTGGCCAAGTTCTGGCTGCACATCTCCCAGGAGGAGCAGCTCGCCCGGTTCCAGGCGCGCGAGCAGACTCCGTACAAGCAGCACAAGATCACCGAAGAGGACTACCGCAACCGCGAGAAGTGGGACGACTACGTGCAGGCCATCGACCAGATGGTGCTGCGGACCACCACCGACGGCGCGCGGTGGCACGTGATCCCCGCCAACAGCAAGTACTTCGCCCGGGTTTCGGTGCTGCGCGCGATCACCGAGGGTTTGAAGCGGACCCTGCGCGATCAGAGTTGA
- a CDS encoding VWA domain-containing protein, with protein sequence MRRGFVGVAVGSLLVTGLVAAPPGVAQTPQAQAAAVTPAPNPAIDETCGLDATLILDASGSIQSAGAVNTVRNAGRDLTAALKDTNSTLRITQFATFSGQLSSRVPVNASTTGSGGALSQALANYYTPPPPRPAGVNIYNGGSIQNSALTWTNWEDGIKGIDTPELALFITDGDPTAYNVNSTRTNVNTSSTGTALDNAITQANALKARGTRMLVVGVGNGLTSTASQDRLKKISGPVLEKSAAALAGKTINEVDAVAFTDFAALGAFLRSVVTSLCGNSVTVQKLAQTSSGADYVPTTGWDVTVQPSVQGGFSWVDPTGPDNSAQTRATSGAQGTAAFQWKPKVASQKATVTVSEAVQTDFTADRWRCEIKAENGSTTSLDGTLSNQDPSFQFDMNPSDVASCMLYNDFDYAPALQVTKVAEDDPVRGNAAGWNEEYTFTVANTGNTPLTIAKPVDPQCASISAPSGPGAPGALPPGEEWTYTCQAKIGPVATVSTPLEHTNSVTVIGIDPNGTTVTGAADESIEVKTPAIHLEKTARKAGTDVVIPDGGNVPAGTRVTYVYTVTNTGNDVLQTVGVLDDRCDPVTRVSGSGTTLPVGQTWTYECTEVLNPPSTVSSVTNVATVTAKWSNPQDRAQNDGPVTDGDRMTINIDRAANLRIVKVTNPGEVDQDFPFTVSGQGVPAGDQAFDLNTSSAPTTPPASRNIALDGPDGGGSEYTITESAVSGWDLTDLTCDKAPTSVTGGQVKVTILPEEDVTCTFTNERRPSLTITKQTSPAGSLAEFGFSAGLSPATFTLTDGQSQTYTGIAPGQVSITEDEVPAGWELDAISCSGTTVVSSNVDTGAVTVDLAYGEQADCVYTNGELPPATLTVVKDDVPATWDPLFPFEVQGVGLVDPGQPGNDSFDLGLGDATSYTVRPAAAGDTYTVTEGSQPAPPAGDSGFALTDIECVLASDPQNPVLGDTGTGAVDVLLTPGDSAVCTYVNQQYPRLTVAKTVINPDDPADDTEFSFTPSGALGGTDFALGNNQTEVFTDVAPGDALTVTEASQSGWALTSLECTGAGSQDLTADPLTGVVTGDLGYGADVVCTYVNTRDPSPAYLFVMKNTDPADSSATFDFNATDGAAFDEDFSLGGGDYQGFEVNPGTGTVDYTVSEAGKPGWRLTELDCVKNTDPSDLQGGDLDTGGVTITLGEGEVGVCVFENQQLGTLSVDKVTDVASARGFDFTATGVTPGTFSLTGGGSPQVYAGIVAGTVITVTEDVPTAAPDRWSLSDITCDGTTGPAHDLATGEASFTMGAGEDVDCTYSDVKVPAATVQIVKAADPADGTQFAFAASGDDGGVSPADESFTLAPDGDIAVKTMTVHPAADGESFRFAEPGPLPAGWNLTDIECVNGGDVVGSTDFTAAGGHVDVNIDPGDTITCTFTDVKDATLTVVKEAPDDPSQDFDFEWTAGADFTLRDQQSRSATGLSAGQYTVAEVDLPADWYLDGPEGEHPTCVGTAAAVDYTPELGATVDLAPGEQAVCTFADFFEYDPQITLVKTPDRQVVLEGKPVIYTYTVTNSGNVNVNTVGALNDTIEDDRCSPVTYVSGGTPPTMAPGESWSFTCTVSAMTANTATNVALATMQGPDGQITATDTATVEVLVPALDLVKTVDQPVVYPGTGVTYTYVATNTGQTPFEGPAGLDDWITDDTCSPVGYHSGDVGGDAVLDVGESWRYLCSMPISADTTNTATFTGTPFIAASPDSGDKQTGEPMQATATADVEVIQKGIAITKTPSAPGGVMKDGTLLVPLGTEVTYTYEVTSGAATVPMDVLDVTDNKCAPVQYQSGDTSGDGMVDPGETWIYTCKAVFNGISTVTNTVVVTAVEPILGGLAEDSDHATVKSYKGSIAIKKSPSAELVPKGTPVTFTYTAMNDGTVDLTDVTVVDDKCAPVTYVSGDDGDGVMKPGDEWTFRCVSPLTDDTTNVAEATGTTPSGGKVTDSTSVTVLVVGGRLNPAIAVTKTPSATQVDEGGKVTYRYEVTNAGTMPLANIRMSDDKCSPVTYVSGDDNGDGLLTSSASGEGWPDKTWIYTCTTRITKKTTNTVTATGSPWNAGQVVGADVSAVAKATVTVTKQLPINVDPVKNCKGGTCVKASKTNKYGTLKYRTKCRPVGSSAAGEVSYCRTKVTKNGAVKVKVFGYRKVKVTVWITAVPKPKYKDTWNRNTWRRTWVIRP encoded by the coding sequence GTGCGTCGGGGATTCGTGGGCGTCGCAGTCGGATCGTTGCTCGTCACCGGTCTGGTGGCCGCGCCCCCGGGTGTCGCCCAGACCCCGCAGGCGCAGGCCGCGGCGGTGACCCCGGCCCCGAACCCCGCGATCGACGAGACCTGCGGGCTGGACGCGACGCTCATCCTGGACGCGTCGGGTTCCATCCAGTCCGCCGGAGCGGTGAACACGGTGCGCAACGCCGGGCGCGACCTCACGGCGGCGCTGAAGGACACCAACTCCACCTTGCGGATCACCCAGTTCGCCACGTTCTCCGGACAATTGAGCAGTCGGGTACCCGTGAACGCGAGCACGACCGGCAGTGGTGGGGCACTGTCCCAGGCGCTGGCCAACTACTACACCCCGCCGCCGCCCCGGCCGGCCGGTGTCAACATCTACAACGGCGGCTCCATCCAGAACAGCGCCCTCACCTGGACGAACTGGGAGGACGGGATCAAGGGGATAGACACCCCGGAACTGGCCCTTTTCATCACTGACGGCGACCCCACGGCGTACAACGTCAACTCCACGCGCACCAACGTCAACACCTCCTCCACCGGCACCGCGCTGGACAACGCCATCACGCAGGCGAACGCGCTGAAGGCGCGCGGTACCCGCATGCTCGTGGTGGGTGTCGGCAACGGGCTGACCAGCACCGCTTCGCAGGACCGGTTGAAGAAGATTTCCGGGCCGGTGCTGGAGAAGTCGGCAGCGGCGCTGGCCGGCAAGACGATCAACGAGGTCGACGCGGTGGCATTCACCGACTTCGCGGCCCTCGGCGCCTTCCTGCGCTCGGTGGTCACCTCGCTGTGCGGCAACAGCGTCACGGTGCAGAAGCTGGCCCAGACCAGCAGCGGTGCCGACTACGTCCCGACCACCGGCTGGGACGTCACCGTCCAGCCCAGCGTTCAGGGCGGCTTCTCGTGGGTCGACCCCACCGGCCCGGACAACAGCGCACAGACCCGGGCGACGTCGGGCGCGCAGGGGACGGCGGCGTTCCAGTGGAAACCGAAGGTCGCCAGCCAGAAAGCCACGGTGACGGTGTCGGAGGCGGTCCAGACCGACTTCACCGCTGATCGCTGGCGCTGCGAGATCAAGGCCGAGAACGGGTCCACCACGTCGCTGGACGGGACGCTGAGCAACCAGGACCCCTCGTTCCAGTTCGACATGAACCCTTCGGACGTGGCGTCGTGCATGCTGTACAACGACTTCGACTACGCGCCGGCGCTGCAGGTCACGAAGGTGGCTGAGGACGACCCCGTGCGCGGCAACGCCGCAGGGTGGAACGAGGAGTACACCTTCACGGTGGCCAACACCGGCAACACCCCCCTGACGATCGCTAAGCCGGTGGATCCGCAGTGCGCGAGCATCTCCGCGCCCAGCGGTCCCGGCGCACCGGGTGCCCTGCCACCGGGCGAGGAGTGGACCTACACCTGCCAGGCGAAGATCGGTCCGGTCGCCACAGTGAGCACGCCGCTGGAGCACACCAACAGCGTCACGGTGATCGGGATCGACCCGAACGGCACCACCGTGACCGGCGCGGCCGATGAGTCCATCGAAGTCAAGACGCCGGCCATCCACCTCGAGAAGACCGCAAGGAAGGCCGGCACCGATGTGGTCATCCCCGACGGCGGCAACGTCCCGGCCGGCACGCGGGTCACCTACGTCTACACGGTGACGAACACGGGCAACGACGTGCTCCAGACCGTCGGCGTGCTGGACGACAGATGCGACCCGGTGACGCGAGTCAGCGGCAGCGGGACCACCCTCCCGGTGGGGCAGACGTGGACCTACGAGTGCACCGAGGTGCTCAACCCGCCGAGCACGGTCTCGTCGGTCACGAACGTCGCCACCGTCACCGCGAAGTGGTCGAATCCGCAGGACCGGGCGCAGAACGACGGGCCGGTCACCGACGGTGACCGGATGACGATCAACATCGACCGGGCGGCCAACCTGCGCATCGTCAAGGTCACCAACCCCGGCGAGGTGGACCAGGACTTCCCGTTCACCGTCAGCGGTCAGGGGGTGCCTGCGGGCGATCAGGCCTTCGACCTCAACACCTCGAGCGCGCCGACCACCCCACCGGCGAGCCGCAACATCGCTCTCGACGGCCCGGACGGTGGCGGCAGCGAGTACACCATCACCGAGTCGGCGGTCTCGGGCTGGGATCTGACGGACCTGACGTGCGACAAGGCGCCGACCTCCGTGACCGGGGGCCAGGTGAAGGTCACGATCCTGCCCGAGGAGGACGTGACCTGCACCTTCACCAACGAACGCCGGCCGTCGTTGACGATCACCAAGCAGACCAGCCCCGCCGGGTCCCTGGCGGAGTTCGGCTTCAGCGCAGGTCTGAGCCCGGCGACCTTCACATTGACCGACGGGCAGAGCCAGACCTACACGGGCATCGCACCGGGCCAGGTGAGCATCACCGAGGACGAGGTGCCGGCCGGCTGGGAGCTCGACGCGATCTCCTGCAGCGGCACCACGGTGGTCAGCAGCAACGTCGACACCGGCGCGGTGACGGTCGACCTGGCCTACGGTGAGCAGGCCGACTGCGTCTACACCAACGGGGAACTTCCGCCGGCGACCCTGACGGTGGTCAAGGACGACGTTCCTGCGACCTGGGACCCGTTGTTCCCCTTCGAAGTCCAGGGCGTCGGCCTGGTCGATCCCGGCCAGCCCGGAAACGATTCCTTCGACCTCGGCCTCGGCGATGCCACGTCCTACACGGTGCGTCCCGCTGCGGCCGGTGACACCTACACCGTCACCGAGGGCAGCCAGCCCGCGCCACCGGCCGGGGACAGCGGCTTCGCCCTCACCGACATCGAATGCGTCCTGGCCAGCGACCCGCAGAACCCGGTCCTCGGGGACACCGGTACCGGTGCGGTCGATGTGCTGCTGACCCCGGGTGACTCGGCAGTCTGCACCTACGTCAACCAGCAATATCCGCGGCTGACCGTCGCGAAGACCGTCATCAACCCGGATGACCCCGCCGACGACACGGAGTTCAGTTTCACGCCGTCCGGTGCGCTGGGCGGCACGGACTTCGCGTTGGGCAACAACCAGACCGAGGTGTTCACCGACGTCGCGCCCGGCGACGCGCTGACAGTCACTGAGGCGTCCCAGTCGGGCTGGGCACTGACGTCGCTGGAATGCACCGGCGCTGGGTCGCAGGACCTCACCGCGGACCCGCTGACCGGCGTGGTCACCGGCGACCTCGGGTACGGCGCCGACGTGGTGTGCACATACGTCAACACCCGGGACCCGTCCCCGGCCTACCTGTTCGTGATGAAGAACACCGACCCGGCCGACTCCTCGGCGACGTTCGACTTCAACGCGACCGACGGTGCGGCGTTCGACGAGGACTTCTCACTCGGCGGCGGCGACTACCAGGGCTTCGAGGTCAATCCGGGCACCGGCACCGTGGACTACACCGTCAGTGAAGCGGGCAAGCCCGGTTGGCGGCTCACCGAACTCGACTGCGTGAAGAACACCGATCCATCCGACCTCCAGGGCGGTGACCTCGACACTGGCGGGGTGACCATCACGCTCGGCGAAGGTGAGGTCGGTGTCTGCGTGTTCGAGAACCAGCAGCTCGGCACGCTGTCGGTCGACAAGGTCACCGACGTGGCGTCGGCGCGGGGGTTCGACTTCACCGCCACCGGCGTCACCCCGGGAACGTTCTCACTGACTGGCGGCGGGAGCCCGCAGGTGTACGCGGGCATCGTCGCGGGCACCGTGATCACGGTCACCGAGGACGTGCCGACCGCCGCGCCGGACCGCTGGTCGCTGTCGGACATCACTTGTGACGGCACCACGGGTCCGGCCCACGATCTGGCCACCGGCGAGGCGAGTTTCACGATGGGTGCCGGTGAGGACGTCGACTGCACCTACAGCGACGTCAAGGTCCCAGCCGCCACGGTCCAGATCGTGAAGGCCGCCGATCCCGCCGACGGCACGCAGTTCGCCTTCGCGGCCAGTGGCGACGACGGTGGGGTGAGCCCCGCAGACGAGTCGTTCACGCTGGCACCTGACGGTGACATCGCGGTGAAGACGATGACCGTGCATCCGGCAGCCGACGGTGAGTCGTTCCGCTTCGCCGAGCCGGGACCGCTGCCGGCCGGCTGGAACCTCACGGACATCGAGTGCGTCAACGGTGGCGATGTCGTGGGGAGCACGGACTTCACCGCTGCCGGGGGCCACGTCGACGTGAACATCGACCCCGGTGACACGATCACCTGCACGTTCACCGACGTCAAGGACGCCACTCTCACGGTGGTCAAGGAGGCCCCGGACGACCCGTCGCAGGACTTCGACTTCGAGTGGACCGCCGGTGCCGACTTCACGCTGCGCGACCAGCAGAGCCGCAGCGCCACCGGTCTGAGCGCCGGCCAGTACACCGTCGCGGAGGTAGACCTGCCGGCCGACTGGTACCTCGACGGCCCGGAGGGCGAGCACCCGACCTGCGTCGGGACCGCGGCGGCCGTGGATTACACCCCGGAACTCGGGGCCACGGTGGATCTGGCGCCCGGAGAGCAGGCGGTGTGCACGTTCGCCGACTTCTTCGAGTACGACCCGCAGATCACGCTTGTGAAGACGCCGGACCGCCAGGTGGTGCTGGAGGGCAAGCCGGTGATCTACACGTACACCGTGACGAACTCCGGGAACGTGAACGTGAACACCGTCGGGGCCCTCAACGACACGATCGAAGACGACAGGTGCAGTCCCGTTACGTACGTCAGCGGCGGCACCCCACCGACGATGGCTCCCGGCGAGTCGTGGTCATTCACGTGCACGGTGAGCGCGATGACGGCCAACACGGCGACGAACGTGGCGCTCGCGACGATGCAGGGGCCTGACGGGCAGATCACTGCCACTGACACGGCTACCGTCGAGGTGCTCGTACCGGCCCTCGATCTGGTCAAGACCGTTGACCAGCCCGTGGTCTACCCGGGCACTGGCGTGACGTACACCTACGTCGCGACGAACACCGGGCAGACGCCTTTCGAGGGTCCGGCCGGACTCGACGACTGGATCACCGATGACACGTGCTCGCCGGTGGGTTACCACTCCGGGGACGTCGGCGGCGACGCGGTGCTCGACGTGGGCGAGTCGTGGCGTTACCTGTGTTCGATGCCGATCAGCGCCGACACCACCAATACTGCGACGTTCACCGGCACGCCGTTCATCGCTGCCAGCCCGGACAGCGGGGACAAGCAGACCGGTGAGCCGATGCAGGCCACCGCCACCGCCGACGTCGAGGTGATCCAGAAGGGCATCGCCATCACCAAGACCCCGTCGGCTCCTGGCGGGGTGATGAAGGACGGCACGTTGCTGGTCCCGTTGGGCACGGAGGTCACCTACACCTACGAGGTGACCTCGGGCGCTGCCACCGTACCGATGGATGTCCTGGACGTCACCGACAACAAGTGCGCACCGGTGCAGTACCAGTCCGGTGACACCAGCGGCGACGGCATGGTGGATCCCGGCGAGACGTGGATCTACACGTGCAAGGCCGTCTTCAACGGCATCAGCACGGTCACGAACACCGTGGTGGTCACCGCCGTCGAGCCCATCCTCGGTGGGCTTGCGGAGGACTCCGACCACGCGACGGTGAAGAGCTACAAGGGCAGCATCGCCATCAAGAAGAGCCCGAGCGCGGAACTGGTCCCGAAGGGCACCCCGGTGACCTTCACCTACACCGCGATGAACGACGGCACCGTCGATCTCACCGACGTCACTGTCGTCGACGACAAGTGCGCGCCCGTGACCTACGTTTCCGGCGACGACGGTGACGGGGTCATGAAGCCGGGTGACGAGTGGACGTTCCGGTGCGTGAGCCCGCTGACCGACGACACCACCAACGTCGCGGAAGCCACAGGCACGACGCCGAGCGGCGGGAAGGTGACGGACTCGACATCGGTGACGGTCCTGGTCGTGGGTGGTCGTTTGAACCCCGCGATCGCGGTGACCAAGACGCCATCGGCGACGCAGGTGGACGAGGGCGGCAAGGTCACCTACCGCTACGAGGTCACCAACGCCGGCACGATGCCGCTGGCGAACATCCGGATGAGCGACGACAAGTGCTCGCCGGTGACGTACGTGAGTGGCGACGACAACGGCGACGGCCTGCTGACCTCCTCGGCCAGCGGCGAGGGCTGGCCCGACAAGACGTGGATCTACACCTGCACGACGCGGATCACGAAGAAGACCACGAACACAGTGACTGCCACCGGTTCGCCGTGGAACGCCGGTCAGGTCGTGGGCGCCGACGTGTCCGCGGTGGCGAAGGCCACGGTGACGGTGACCAAGCAGTTGCCGATCAACGTCGACCCGGTCAAGAACTGCAAGGGCGGCACCTGCGTCAAGGCGTCCAAGACGAACAAGTACGGCACGCTGAAGTACCGCACCAAGTGCCGTCCAGTTGGAAGCTCTGCCGCCGGTGAGGTCAGCTACTGTCGCACCAAGGTGACCAAGAACGGCGCGGTCAAGGTGAAGGTGTTCGGCTACCGCAAGGTCAAGGTCACCGTGTGGATCACTGCCGTTCCGAAGCCGAAGTACAAGGACACGTGGAACCGCAACACGTGGCGGCGGACCTGGGTGATCAGGCCGTAG